GAAATTTTATGATCCGGATAAAAAAGAGGGCTACTGATAAATTGCGTAATTGTGCCTCTTTATATAAAAGAGAAATTAAATGACATCACGTGAACTCGTTCGGGATATGTTTATAAACTATTTCCGGATATTTGAAAAAGATCAGGAAGGGTTGAAAAGCAGGTGATACCATGGGAAAGTAATGATTCTTACGTTTTCTGATTCCGAGGAAGAAATTCTGAATAAGATTAAATCGGTTCTAGTCTGTGAAAACACAGTAGAGTTTATGGATAATGTAAACATTCAAAAGTTGAGATTCCCAAGTCTGGAAATAGACCAGCTTCAGCGTTGTGTAATCAGAGAAGATAAGACAGTGGGGCTTACCCGACATGAATATGATCTGCTTCTATATCTTGCGTTATCTCCTAATCGGGTATTCACGAAAGAACAGATCTATCAGCATATCTATGAGGAAGCGGAGTCAGAAGTGAATAACCGAATTTACGGTCTGATTAAGAACTTGAGAAAGAAAATAGAAGAAAATCCGGAAACACCGCACTACATAGAAACGATACGTGGTGTTGGTTATCGCTTTCGGGCATAAAAGGAGCCGTCCGGCAATGGGCGGCTCGAAGTGTTTCTCTTGTTGTTTATTTATTGTTTTTTTCGTTGTATACTGATAAAACGAGGTGATAAAAGTGGCATATAGAATTTTGATCGTGGATGATGACATCGAATTATTAAAGATGTTAAAGAACTATTTTGAAATCAAACGATATGATGTAATGATGGCAGAAGATGGCACAGATGCTTTGGAAAAAATCCATAAGAAACCGGATATTATCTTGCTGGACATCAATATGCCTAAAATAGACGGATTAGAAGTATGCAGACGTATCCGGGGCAAAGTAACTTGTCCCATTATCTTCCTGACGGCAAAAGTGGAGGAGCAGGACAGGGTAAACGGGCTTTTATCCGGTGGGGATGACTATATACTGAAGCCGTTTAGTCTGAAAGAACTGGATGCTCGTATTATTGCACATTTGAAGCGTGAGGAGCGTCATAAAGGGAAGTCTGAATACAGATTCCACGGAGACCTCAGTATTGATTATGGAGCAAAGAGGGTTCAGATCGGTGAAAATGATTTGGAGCTTACGAAGCTGGAATATGCAATCATTGAGTTTTTGTCCATGAATCCAGGACAGGTTTTTGACAGGGAGCGGATATACGAAAAGGTGTGTGGTTATGATGCGGAAGGTGACAGCCGTGTTGTTACGGAACTGATCCGGAGAGTGAGAAAGAAACTGGCGGAATATACGCAGACAGAATACATTGAGACAGTATGGGGGATGGGGTATCGATGGAAAAGATAAGAAATTTATCCTTGAAAAAGACAATGGTTTTATATACGATACTCAGCTTGATTGTCACTTTTTTTCTTTCTGTGTCAATTATTGAGATTGCCGGGCAGATACAGGAGGAGGTCTGGTGGAAGTACGTGGATCAGGACGAGTATTATCAGGCAATGAATGACCGCAATGAAAATTTTGAGGTAGTGGTACCGAGACCGAATCAGAGTAAAATGAGCAGAATGGACTGGCATATTTCAGAAACCTGTGATTTCCTTCAGACGTACGGAGTATTGCTTTTTTCTTTTGCCGGATGTGGAATTGCGGTCAGCCTGTTTTACAAAAATAAATTAAAGAGACCGATTCAGGAACTGAAGATGGCATCACAGATGATTGCGGAGGAAGATCT
The sequence above is drawn from the Coprococcus comes ATCC 27758 genome and encodes:
- a CDS encoding winged helix-turn-helix domain-containing protein, producing MILTFSDSEEEILNKIKSVLVCENTVEFMDNVNIQKLRFPSLEIDQLQRCVIREDKTVGLTRHEYDLLLYLALSPNRVFTKEQIYQHIYEEAESEVNNRIYGLIKNLRKKIEENPETPHYIETIRGVGYRFRA
- a CDS encoding response regulator transcription factor, whose product is MAYRILIVDDDIELLKMLKNYFEIKRYDVMMAEDGTDALEKIHKKPDIILLDINMPKIDGLEVCRRIRGKVTCPIIFLTAKVEEQDRVNGLLSGGDDYILKPFSLKELDARIIAHLKREERHKGKSEYRFHGDLSIDYGAKRVQIGENDLELTKLEYAIIEFLSMNPGQVFDRERIYEKVCGYDAEGDSRVVTELIRRVRKKLAEYTQTEYIETVWGMGYRWKR